The following are encoded together in the Desulfitobacterium chlororespirans DSM 11544 genome:
- the cmr5 gene encoding type III-B CRISPR module-associated protein Cmr5, translating to MNTQKSTIKGLEQGRAQFAYLAVASQKDTAGEGDYKAYAKKIPMLIKTNGLGATIAYIEAKGKTKKAYMEIYKQIAQWLKKDDKNLVDLSQTSLTEAIISLDSSAYRAVTVEILALFSWLSRFSEGLLEGGADDEA from the coding sequence ATGAATACACAAAAGTCAACCATTAAAGGTTTGGAGCAAGGAAGAGCACAATTCGCTTATCTAGCGGTGGCATCACAAAAAGATACAGCGGGAGAAGGGGATTATAAAGCCTATGCCAAGAAAATTCCCATGTTGATTAAAACAAACGGACTAGGTGCGACAATAGCTTATATAGAAGCAAAAGGAAAAACCAAAAAGGCATACATGGAAATTTATAAACAAATTGCCCAGTGGTTAAAAAAGGATGATAAAAATTTGGTTGATCTTTCTCAAACAAGCCTGACAGAGGCTATCATCAGTCTTGACTCATCCGCGTATAGGGCGGTTACGGTGGAAATATTAGCACTCTTTTCTTGGTTAAGCCGTTTTTCCGAAGGGCTTTTAGAAGGAGGAGCTGATGATGAAGCTTAA
- a CDS encoding helix-turn-helix domain-containing protein: MSRGTLAKIEAGIRHISVEELHAIRTILEITYDGLFRK, translated from the coding sequence ATTTCGCGAGGAACACTGGCGAAAATAGAGGCTGGGATCAGGCATATTTCAGTTGAAGAATTACATGCAATAAGGACTATCTTGGAAATTACTTACGATGGTCTTTTTAGAAAGTGA
- the cmr6 gene encoding type III-B CRISPR module RAMP protein Cmr6, with translation MMKLKGIVKKYFSNQGYGFIDDNSDRKIFFHCSQVDNLENIGEGAWVEFEIKKDSKGRWEAKNILTLPHDKGANGTYQKSKALPKGVPEPDKQHYFPKDTQQIIDPCDIDNYYLKLNKAAASFQNKDSRKFSFVMLDRKKPPFQVTPVFKNIDFSGLCQRQKSAIADAGFDFIQMRFEPDWRLIVGLGQHSIFETSICLHHIYGFPYIPASALKGLVRNWIITRVFAQVEGNGEKGALSDRGFCKIFGSPKNSIYGNYQGEVCFFDALPIVEPKIVFDVMTPHYGPYYSNGEPPADYYSPNPIDFLAVENTAFIVTVGIKKEDDKPLQTGVFSEKTPMQVVEQWMTECLAEHGAGAKTAVGYGVGELNQV, from the coding sequence ATGATGAAGCTTAAAGGGATTGTTAAAAAATATTTTAGTAATCAGGGATATGGCTTTATTGACGATAACAGTGATCGAAAAATCTTTTTCCATTGCTCTCAAGTTGATAACTTGGAGAATATAGGGGAAGGAGCTTGGGTGGAGTTTGAAATAAAAAAAGACAGCAAAGGTCGCTGGGAAGCGAAAAATATACTAACGCTGCCCCATGATAAGGGAGCAAATGGAACGTATCAAAAAAGCAAGGCACTGCCCAAAGGTGTTCCTGAACCTGATAAGCAGCATTACTTTCCCAAAGATACGCAGCAGATTATTGATCCGTGTGACATTGATAATTATTACTTAAAGCTAAACAAGGCAGCTGCTTCTTTTCAAAATAAAGATTCAAGGAAATTTAGTTTTGTAATGTTGGATAGAAAGAAGCCGCCATTTCAGGTGACCCCTGTTTTTAAGAATATTGATTTTTCCGGCTTATGTCAGCGCCAAAAGTCTGCTATTGCCGATGCCGGTTTCGATTTCATCCAGATGAGATTTGAACCGGATTGGCGGCTTATTGTTGGCTTAGGGCAGCATTCGATTTTTGAGACTTCTATTTGCTTGCACCACATTTATGGGTTTCCTTATATTCCAGCCAGTGCCTTAAAGGGCTTGGTGAGAAATTGGATCATTACGAGGGTCTTTGCTCAGGTGGAGGGCAATGGCGAAAAAGGAGCATTAAGTGATAGGGGCTTTTGCAAAATTTTCGGGAGCCCCAAAAATAGCATTTATGGAAATTATCAGGGAGAAGTGTGCTTTTTTGATGCTTTACCTATAGTGGAGCCTAAAATTGTCTTTGATGTGATGACACCTCATTACGGACCGTATTATTCAAATGGAGAACCACCTGCCGATTACTATTCTCCTAACCCGATAGATTTTCTTGCTGTGGAAAATACAGCGTTTATAGTGACAGTTGGCATCAAGAAAGAAGACGATAAACCTCTCCAAACCGGCGTATTCAGTGAAAAAACTCCAATGCAAGTTGTGGAGCAATGGATGACCGAGTGTTTAGCGGAACATGGTGCAGGTGCGAAAACAGCTGTAGGCTATGGTGTGGGCGAGTTGAATCAGGTGTAG
- the cmr4 gene encoding type III-B CRISPR module RAMP protein Cmr4, which translates to MYKLAKPLGLICETPLHVGCGNDLGVVDLPIQREKHTGFPKVEASGLKGALREAFEGLEEVSFKGTFFRDRVERERCINLSFGPEKGDLYAGALGFTDARLLLFPIKSMKGIFAWITCPFILERLKKDLERCGLKPEFGLPPENSTPKESGLFVKDNKIVLEEFTFEIEHPDNEHCTELIRWISNNLVPQNDEYAYWRKKLAASLVVLSDSDFTDFVKISTEVATRTKINAKTGTVENGALFTEEYLPAETLLYTLALSTPVFSSEKSPFTAQGIGAGEKSVMEYFITNLPGVIQLGGNATLGKGLVRLKVVEA; encoded by the coding sequence ATGTATAAACTGGCAAAGCCCCTTGGGTTGATTTGCGAAACACCGCTTCATGTCGGTTGCGGTAATGATTTGGGTGTGGTGGATCTTCCGATCCAGAGAGAAAAACACACGGGTTTTCCCAAAGTGGAGGCCTCGGGCCTGAAAGGAGCTTTACGGGAGGCTTTTGAAGGTTTAGAAGAAGTTTCCTTCAAGGGTACGTTTTTTAGGGACAGAGTTGAACGAGAGAGGTGTATTAACCTAAGTTTTGGTCCGGAAAAAGGAGACCTTTACGCAGGAGCATTAGGCTTTACGGATGCCAGATTACTGCTTTTTCCGATTAAATCCATGAAAGGGATCTTTGCCTGGATTACTTGCCCTTTTATTCTGGAACGATTGAAAAAGGATCTGGAGCGATGCGGCTTGAAGCCGGAATTCGGCTTGCCGCCGGAAAATTCGACCCCTAAAGAGTCGGGATTATTTGTGAAAGATAATAAGATAGTCTTGGAGGAATTTACCTTCGAAATTGAGCATCCCGATAATGAGCATTGTACGGAATTAATTCGATGGATAAGCAATAATCTGGTGCCTCAAAATGACGAATATGCGTATTGGCGCAAAAAGTTGGCGGCCAGTTTGGTTGTTCTTTCCGATTCGGATTTCACCGATTTTGTTAAGATTTCCACAGAGGTCGCGACAAGGACAAAAATCAATGCAAAAACCGGGACTGTGGAGAATGGCGCGTTATTCACAGAAGAATACTTGCCGGCAGAAACGCTGCTCTATACTTTGGCTTTGAGTACGCCTGTTTTTTCATCGGAAAAAAGTCCGTTTACAGCTCAGGGGATTGGAGCGGGAGAAAAATCGGTTATGGAATATTTCATCACAAATCTGCCGGGGGTTATCCAGCTGGGGGGCAATGCTACCCTCGGAAAAGGGCTGGTCAGGCTTAAGGTGGTGGAGGCATGA